The Actinomycetota bacterium genome segment CTTTCCTTTCTCAGGGTGACATATCTTGAATAAGGAACTCTGTAATCATAGATGTTTCCAAGAGATATCTCTATTGTCCTGTTTGTTACATTATCCAGAAAAGCTCTGTCATGGCTTATCAGGATTGCGGCACCGCCGTAATTTGAAAGAAATTCTTCAAGCCACTGAATAGACTCAATATCAAGATGATTGGTAGGTTCATCAAGGAGAATTATGCCAGGATGCTTTAAAAGAATTTTTGCAAGTTCAATTCTCATCCTCCAGCCGCCGCTGAATTCAGAAGTCTGCCTTGCAAAATCCGCGGCCGCAAAGCCAAGCCCGGAAAGAGTTTTTTCAATTTTCTCTTCCATTTTGCCGGCACCGAGAGTTTCAAGCCTGATATTTAGATCAGCCATGCTGCTCAGGAGTTTTAAATATTCTTCTGAATGGTAATCACTGCGTTTTTCTATTTCATTATTAATTTTCTTTATCTTTCTTTCTATTTCAAGAATCTGGCTAAACGCCGTTTTTGCCTCATTGAAAAGTGTCCTGCCGTCTGCACACTTCATTTGCTGGGGAAGATAGCCTATGGTCAGGTCTGAAGGCTTCTCAATATTTCCTGAATCAGCAGATTGTTCGCCTGTAATTATTTTAAGCAAAGTCGTTTTACCTGCTCCGTTGTTGCCGACAAGTCCTATTCTGTCCTTTTGTTTTATAAGAAAAGAGATGTTGTTGAAAAGCACACGTTCTGCAAAACTCAGATATATGTTATTTAAAGAAATCATTATTGACCAACCATTACTGCCGGATGGTAAAAAATAAAAGCCGATTATTGCTTTACTTCATTATCATATTTCAAACTTTAAATTAAACAATAATTTTAACAAATAATCAAAGCTGCCCGACGCTTGATTGTTATTAGTCGGAGAGGGAAACCGATGTTAATTTATCCAGATATAATTTTATTTGATTTATATCTTAATTTTTTTTAAGATGTTTGATTGTTGTGCAGATTTTTAAATCATATGGGATTCATATGGGATTTTGTAATTTAATTAAAGGCATAGCAAGGATTTTGCGACTGGATTTTCAGTTATGAATAGAAAAGCTTTAAATAAAAAAATAAGAGTAGATCTGGTTTTTACAAATAATTTTGATCCTGAAATATATAAAAATACAATAAAGGATTCTGTTTGTGCAGTTATAGACACTATTACTGCAACATCATCCGTTACAACCATCTTCGGCTCAGAATGCAGCAGGATTGTTCTGTCCAAAGAAGTTGAGGAAGCTTTTCTTCTCAAGAAGATATTGCGGGACTATCTTCTGTGTGGCGAGGAGGGTGGTATAAAACCTGAAGGATTTGATTATGGGAATTTCCCTTCAGAGTTTTCAGAAATGAATCTAAAAGATAAGAAAATAATCTTAAAATCTACAAATGGGACTGTATCTTTTTTCAAACTCGTGGAAGCAGAATATGTTTTTGCAATGTCTCTTCTTAATCTTAAGTATTCTACAAAAGTTATTTCTGACATGGCAGCAGAAAAAAATAAAGATATATTTTTGGTATGCTCAGGAACCGAAGGAAAAATAACTTATGAGGATGCTTATACTGCGGGGATGGCAATACAGTATCTGATGAAATTGACTGACTTGAAATTAAGCGATTCAGCAAGGATTGCTCTTGATATTGTAAAGTCCAACAAAGAATTAAGCATCAAGGAAGCCATTGAACATTTTGAGAATATGGAAAGATTAAAGGAGATGGGTTATTACAAAGAGCTGATATTCTCAACGAGACTTGATGTCTATAATCTGGTATCTGTTTTAAGGATAATGAGCCTGAATGACGCCCAAAAGCAATCAGGTTCAGACAATCATAGAGATCTTTATGATTTGTTTAAATCCTCAAAAGAAAAACATCCTTTTGACAAAATACTGCTACTGGAACGTTTTTAGGCCGGTAGCTGTTCTAAAAATAAATGGTGTCCTTGGGCAGATTCGAACTGCCGACACCAGGTTTAGGAAACCTGTGCTCTATCCATCTGAGCTACAAGGACACATTGCGAATTAACGATAATTTATTTAAATGTTTATTGGGTGATTTGTCAATATTTATATCCTTTTATGAATGGCTGCTTCTTATAAATCTTTAAGAATTAGTTTCTGACATGATATTTTAGTATTCATCCGGATACGATTTATTTTGATTCATAAAAAAACAAATACAATAAAATCATTATTAAAATCACTGTTAAGGTGAAGCCAAATGCCTATATTTCATGTTTTTATTAATGTAAGACCTGAAATGATTAATTCTTTCAGGAAAGAAACCGCTGAAAATATAGCCGGAAGCATCAGGAAGCCTCACTTGTTCATAGGGAAATCCCTTATTATAGTAAATGGAAAAATAATGTCAAAGAAATGATGCAGGAGTCTTTTGGAAGCATAAAATATAAAGCGTGCTTGCCAAAGATAAAGAATAAAATACTATCCAAATCGTTTGACAAAACATTTTAAAGAAAATTATAATAAGGCAGTCTGTTAGTGCGTTAATGTTATATTTATAAATATCTGCAATGTTCTTATTGCCTCTATATTAACATATAGAGTATTGGAAAATTCTTATACCAGAAATTTTGGATGGCAAAAGAAATAAAAACTTCAAGAGAAATAGTAAATGATGCTTTAAACCATAAGGAAACTTACAGAGTGCCAATGGATCTGGGCGGGCAGAGCAACTCAACGCTTACATTGAAAGCCTTAAATAATTTAAATGAATATCTTTACGGCTCAAAGGAAGTGCAGAGCGCTAATCTGATGGCGAAGCATTTCCAGAGCGTGAACACTCCGGAAGAAATTCTTGTAAAGTTTAATATAGACTTAAGAAGTATTACACCGGGAAAACCGAAAAACAAAAAAAAGGTTTCTTTTCCTGACGGAAGCTATATT includes the following:
- a CDS encoding 2-phosphosulfolactate phosphatase — its product is MNRKALNKKIRVDLVFTNNFDPEIYKNTIKDSVCAVIDTITATSSVTTIFGSECSRIVLSKEVEEAFLLKKILRDYLLCGEEGGIKPEGFDYGNFPSEFSEMNLKDKKIILKSTNGTVSFFKLVEAEYVFAMSLLNLKYSTKVISDMAAEKNKDIFLVCSGTEGKITYEDAYTAGMAIQYLMKLTDLKLSDSARIALDIVKSNKELSIKEAIEHFENMERLKEMGYYKELIFSTRLDVYNLVSVLRIMSLNDAQKQSGSDNHRDLYDLFKSSKEKHPFDKILLLERF